A window of Campylobacter pinnipediorum subsp. pinnipediorum contains these coding sequences:
- a CDS encoding cytochrome c3 family protein yields the protein MKNILLKICFALVFAFVVFFGGNALVHSTQEDTFCVVCHEWMDPFVDTYAHSSHGGANKNGFKAKCVECHLPHDNHVKYIFQKALNGFNEVTHMAFNDAKDAKWQENRKNRSKFVFDTGCLSCHKTILDINSTNQNIKDMHNLYVKFKNDPKEKLDCVTCHKNVGHKELGKTLYELKHPPVGAW from the coding sequence ATGAAAAATATACTTTTAAAAATTTGTTTTGCTTTGGTGTTTGCCTTTGTGGTGTTTTTTGGTGGGAATGCACTTGTTCATTCTACGCAAGAAGATACTTTTTGTGTTGTTTGTCATGAGTGGATGGATCCATTTGTAGATACTTATGCGCATAGTTCGCACGGTGGTGCAAATAAAAATGGCTTTAAAGCAAAGTGTGTAGAGTGCCATTTGCCACACGATAATCATGTAAAATACATCTTTCAAAAAGCATTAAATGGCTTTAATGAAGTTACGCATATGGCATTTAATGATGCAAAAGATGCAAAATGGCAAGAAAATAGAAAAAATAGATCTAAATTTGTTTTTGATACCGGTTGTTTAAGCTGTCATAAAACTATTTTAGATATAAATTCAACAAATCAAAACATAAAAGATATGCATAATCTTTATGTTAAGTTTAAAAATGATCCAAAAGAGAAATTGGATTGTGTTACTTGTCATAAAAATGTGGGACATAAAGAGCTTGGAAAAACTCTTTATGAGTTAAAACATCCACCAGTTGGAGCTTGGTGA
- a CDS encoding cytochrome c3 family protein: MRKISNIFLILLIACGVSLFAAEVDKFSKENYPFKAHDKLHFDCKSCHKEQNPKEYKSLTTDDCLSCHKSYKKLAEQTGHLGYDDNIHASPHYPNMDCNLCHQTHKPSKNYCVMCHSQDSMKKLLVP; encoded by the coding sequence ATGAGAAAAATATCAAATATATTTTTAATCCTTTTGATTGCTTGTGGTGTTAGTTTATTTGCGGCAGAAGTAGATAAATTTAGTAAAGAAAATTATCCATTTAAGGCCCATGATAAATTACATTTTGATTGTAAAAGCTGTCATAAAGAGCAAAATCCAAAAGAGTATAAAAGCTTGACAACAGATGATTGTTTAAGTTGTCATAAGAGTTATAAAAAGTTAGCTGAACAAACCGGCCATCTTGGTTATGATGATAATATTCATGCAAGCCCACACTATCCAAATATGGATTGCAACCTTTGTCATCAAACACATAAACCATCTAAAAACTACTGTGTTATGTGCCATTCACAAGACAGTATGAAAAAACTATTGGTGCCATAA